A single genomic interval of Saccharothrix saharensis harbors:
- a CDS encoding maleylpyruvate isomerase family mycothiol-dependent enzyme: protein MSWNFLEPASRGNLDMVWRREADGLLELVSDPALWDDPTAAGHWRVREVVAHLIHNTEAYLHSFHLTTVDEEPEPLLSVRDMAKNMDAGAQALSGLPRQELIDRLQGVLNSMLAVTAELSDKDWTDLLVPHWYMGPVPASFFPICQALEYIVHGWDVRKAVPGIRPLDGEAADLLVPLCFLMWPNTSDLDGVKEPFEIGVRVLGGANAGDTVGKVRPEGIEFVPGDLSGLTVIEFDPAGLVLTAFGRADAGTVRGSRDLAEKFLNLFFRF from the coding sequence GTGAGCTGGAACTTCCTGGAGCCCGCGAGCCGCGGCAACCTCGACATGGTGTGGCGACGCGAAGCCGACGGCCTGCTGGAGCTGGTGTCGGACCCCGCGTTGTGGGACGACCCGACCGCGGCGGGCCACTGGCGGGTCCGGGAGGTGGTCGCGCACCTCATCCACAACACCGAGGCCTACCTGCACAGCTTCCACCTGACCACGGTCGACGAGGAACCCGAGCCCCTGCTGTCCGTGCGGGACATGGCGAAGAACATGGACGCCGGAGCGCAGGCCCTGAGCGGGTTACCGCGCCAGGAGCTGATCGACCGGCTCCAAGGGGTCCTGAACTCCATGCTCGCCGTGACGGCGGAGCTCAGCGACAAGGACTGGACCGACCTGCTGGTACCGCACTGGTACATGGGACCGGTACCGGCTTCGTTCTTCCCGATCTGCCAGGCGCTCGAGTACATCGTGCACGGTTGGGACGTGCGCAAGGCCGTGCCGGGCATCCGACCGCTCGACGGTGAGGCGGCCGACCTGCTCGTGCCCCTGTGCTTCCTGATGTGGCCCAACACGAGCGACTTGGACGGGGTGAAGGAGCCCTTCGAGATCGGCGTCCGGGTGCTCGGCGGAGCCAACGCCGGTGACACCGTCGGCAAGGTGCGCCCGGAGGGCATCGAGTTCGTCCCGGGCGACCTGTCCGGCCTCACGGTCATCGAGTTCGACCCGGCAGGTCTGGTGCTCACCGCGTTCGGCAGGGCGGACGCGGGCACCGTGCGCGGCAGTCGAGACCTCGCCGAGAAGTTCCTCAACCTCTTCTTCCGCTTCTGA
- a CDS encoding MFS transporter, producing MWALLAVLCLALFLDGLDYTMAAVSLPSIGSELGMSTAELQWIMNGYILGFGGFLLLGGRTADLLGRRNVFLVALAVFAVASLLGGLVDDSLLLIVTRFIKGVAAAFTAPTGLSIITTTFAEGRQRNRALSIYTVFGASGFSSGLIFGGLMTGIDWRWTFLFPVPIALVALIVGIALVPKDRPAASGGYDFLGAVTLTGAMLMLVYTVVTAPEIGWLHVKTLVGFAVAVVLLAVFVVVERKIQYPLVRLGILANGALVRANLSFIALLGSYAAFQFVVTLYFQRSLAWSPLEMALAVLPVGMLVVLAAPYAGKLIGRYGTPPVIIGGLLSLSLGQLLFLRLDSTPNYILDILPTTILVGIGFALTFPSASVQATAGVADHEQGLAAGLLQTSGQVGSAIVLAVTTAIIASSGSSDPASVEASADVVLAQFRPGLIFGTVIALVGLAVTLVALLRARSRATR from the coding sequence ATGTGGGCGCTGCTCGCTGTTCTTTGTCTCGCGCTCTTCCTCGACGGGCTCGACTACACGATGGCCGCCGTGAGCCTGCCGTCGATCGGCAGCGAACTCGGGATGTCCACCGCGGAACTGCAGTGGATCATGAACGGGTACATCCTCGGGTTCGGCGGGTTCCTGCTCCTCGGCGGTCGCACCGCCGACCTGCTGGGCAGGCGCAACGTCTTCCTGGTCGCCCTCGCCGTGTTCGCCGTCGCCTCCCTGCTGGGTGGTCTGGTCGACGACAGCCTCCTGCTGATCGTGACCCGGTTCATCAAGGGCGTCGCCGCCGCGTTCACCGCGCCGACCGGCTTGTCGATCATCACGACGACCTTCGCCGAAGGGCGTCAACGCAACCGCGCCCTGTCGATCTACACCGTCTTCGGTGCCAGCGGCTTCTCGTCCGGTCTGATCTTCGGCGGGCTGATGACCGGGATCGACTGGCGTTGGACCTTCCTGTTCCCCGTCCCGATCGCGCTGGTGGCGCTGATCGTGGGCATCGCCCTCGTGCCCAAGGACAGGCCCGCCGCATCCGGGGGTTACGACTTCCTGGGCGCCGTGACGCTGACCGGTGCGATGCTGATGCTCGTCTACACCGTGGTCACCGCTCCCGAGATCGGCTGGCTGCACGTCAAGACGCTGGTCGGGTTCGCCGTCGCCGTCGTGCTGCTCGCGGTCTTCGTCGTCGTCGAGCGGAAGATCCAGTACCCGCTGGTGCGGTTGGGCATCCTCGCCAACGGCGCACTGGTCCGGGCCAACCTCAGCTTCATCGCCCTGCTCGGTTCGTACGCGGCGTTCCAGTTCGTCGTGACGCTGTACTTCCAGCGGTCGTTGGCCTGGTCCCCGTTGGAAATGGCGCTCGCGGTGCTACCCGTGGGCATGCTCGTCGTCCTCGCCGCCCCGTACGCCGGGAAGCTGATCGGTCGCTACGGCACGCCTCCGGTCATCATCGGCGGCCTGCTGTCGCTGTCGCTGGGCCAACTCCTCTTCCTGCGCCTGGACAGCACCCCGAACTACATCCTCGACATCCTGCCCACCACGATCCTCGTGGGCATCGGCTTCGCGCTGACGTTCCCCTCGGCCAGCGTGCAGGCCACCGCGGGCGTGGCCGACCACGAGCAAGGCCTGGCCGCCGGGTTGCTCCAGACCTCCGGCCAGGTGGGCTCCGCGATCGTGCTGGCCGTGACCACCGCCATCATCGCCAGCTCCGGTTCCTCGGACCCGGCGTCCGTCGAGGCGTCGGCAGACGTCGTGCTGGCGCAGTTCCGGCCAGGACTGATCTTCGGCACCGTGATCGCCCTGGTCGGTTTGGCGGTCACCCTGGTGGCTCTGCTGCGAGCGCGATCCCGAGCGACCCGGTGA
- a CDS encoding permease: MAAELIALFLLVSMAVVLLNRKLGEKRLQSWLAGGTFMAPLKGIALGALTPFCSCSTLPMLLGMLKAGAPFSAAAAFLISSPLLDPIILGVVALLFGWKIMVGYAAVTFVTTLLLALLWDRLGLAQDVKRVRVAGSGEHEEPWRGFKPELRPAWEQTKSGMKPLLLPLFIGLSVGALVYGFVPESFLLDVAGPGSFWAVPIAAVVGIPLYVRTESALPVGLALTSAGMGIGPVFALIIGGAGASIPEVSMLTAVFKPRLVATFVGSILAVAITGGFLIPLFA, from the coding sequence TTGGCCGCCGAGCTCATCGCCCTGTTCCTCCTGGTTTCCATGGCGGTGGTGCTGCTCAACCGCAAGCTCGGCGAGAAGCGCCTGCAGTCCTGGCTCGCCGGTGGCACGTTCATGGCACCGCTCAAGGGCATCGCGCTCGGCGCGCTCACGCCGTTCTGCTCGTGCTCGACACTGCCCATGCTGCTCGGCATGCTGAAGGCGGGTGCGCCCTTCTCCGCGGCCGCCGCCTTCTTGATCTCGTCGCCGCTGCTCGACCCGATCATCCTCGGGGTCGTCGCGCTGCTGTTCGGCTGGAAGATCATGGTCGGTTACGCGGCCGTCACGTTCGTCACCACACTGCTCCTCGCCCTGCTGTGGGACAGGCTCGGGCTGGCCCAGGACGTCAAGCGCGTCCGCGTCGCCGGATCGGGTGAGCACGAGGAGCCCTGGCGCGGTTTCAAGCCGGAACTCCGCCCGGCGTGGGAGCAGACCAAGTCCGGCATGAAGCCCCTGCTCCTGCCGTTGTTCATCGGACTCTCGGTCGGTGCCCTGGTCTACGGGTTCGTGCCCGAGTCGTTCCTCCTCGACGTCGCCGGTCCGGGCAGCTTCTGGGCCGTGCCCATCGCGGCGGTCGTGGGCATCCCGCTCTACGTCCGCACGGAGTCGGCCCTTCCCGTCGGGTTGGCGCTCACCTCGGCGGGCATGGGGATCGGACCGGTCTTCGCCCTCATCATCGGCGGGGCCGGCGCGAGCATCCCGGAAGTCAGCATGCTCACGGCCGTCTTCAAGCCCCGACTGGTCGCGACTTTCGTCGGATCGATTCTGGCGGTCGCGATCACGGGTGGATTCCTGATTCCTTTGTTCGCCTGA
- a CDS encoding ArsR/SmtB family transcription factor: protein MEEGLEVLLPSRQLTNQEKARLLVPMFKALADENRMTLALLLAERPHTVKELQEATGMSQTLVSHHLAPLREQRLVNVEARGRSNVYSLCCEQLGAPVQWLATLAGMTELNPGCCGTGVDP, encoded by the coding sequence ATGGAAGAAGGCTTGGAGGTGCTGCTGCCCTCGAGACAGCTGACCAACCAGGAGAAGGCGCGGCTGCTGGTGCCGATGTTCAAGGCGCTGGCCGACGAGAACCGGATGACCCTCGCCCTGCTCCTGGCCGAGCGCCCGCACACCGTCAAGGAGCTGCAGGAAGCCACCGGCATGAGCCAGACGCTGGTCAGCCACCACCTCGCACCGCTGCGCGAGCAGCGGCTGGTCAACGTCGAGGCGCGCGGCCGGTCCAACGTCTACTCGCTGTGCTGTGAGCAGCTGGGTGCGCCGGTGCAGTGGTTGGCCACGCTGGCGGGGATGACCGAGCTCAACCCCGGCTGCTGCGGAACGGGGGTCGATCCGTGA
- the phnE gene encoding phosphonate ABC transporter, permease protein PhnE, producing MLTAVLLVGLPAAGIWSLVDLRVNVATLIDGYANGVRFVQRIWPLEPPPLDEVLRHVGLTLSAVVLATVLSVCLSIPLAFWAASNTKRGEGSRLAARSVIVAARAVPDLVMAIVFVRLFGLGVLPGVLAMGLHSIGMVGKLYADAVEQIDEGPREALRAAGAGRAQQLLAGVLPQVLPAFVAVALHRLDINIRVSAILGYVGVLGVGMEMSHAFARLDFGLGISWALILVVLCVVVELLSTALRRALLGDSAEFDRHNRHTLVSVVRRRVARAEPDRPRATAARGSAAPVRVTPGWTARRLLRTAYWAVFAAGLVWAVQASGVLASGLSGGVGGAVRTVGLFWPPGAAGVLPQLVEAMVVTVQIALGATLIGAVLALPVGSMAARNVAPNRWVYLICRGFVLAVRGLPELVLAIVLVVIVGLGPVAGTLALGVGAIGLLGKLVADSLEEVDPGPRDALRASGASRLQTYFTAILPLSAPAIVGHVLYQLDVNVRAATLLGIVGGGGIGYMLLQATRTREYEVVTLIMLITFGVVLVVEGLAMLLRRLLR from the coding sequence GTGCTGACCGCGGTCCTCCTGGTCGGCTTGCCGGCGGCCGGGATCTGGTCGCTGGTGGACCTGCGCGTCAACGTCGCCACTCTGATCGACGGCTACGCCAACGGCGTGCGCTTCGTGCAGCGGATCTGGCCGCTGGAACCGCCACCGCTGGACGAGGTGCTGCGCCACGTCGGCCTGACCTTGTCGGCGGTGGTGCTGGCCACCGTCCTCTCGGTGTGCCTGAGCATCCCCTTGGCCTTCTGGGCCGCGTCGAACACCAAGAGGGGCGAGGGCAGCCGGCTGGCGGCTCGCAGCGTGATCGTCGCGGCCCGGGCGGTGCCCGACCTCGTCATGGCGATCGTGTTCGTGCGGCTGTTCGGCCTCGGCGTGCTGCCGGGGGTGCTCGCCATGGGCCTGCACTCCATCGGCATGGTGGGCAAGCTCTACGCCGACGCCGTCGAGCAGATCGACGAAGGTCCCCGCGAGGCGCTTCGAGCCGCCGGGGCAGGTCGCGCTCAGCAGTTGCTGGCCGGCGTCCTCCCGCAGGTGCTCCCGGCTTTCGTGGCCGTGGCGCTGCACCGCTTGGACATCAACATCCGGGTCTCGGCGATCCTCGGGTACGTCGGAGTGCTCGGGGTCGGCATGGAGATGTCCCACGCGTTCGCCCGGCTGGACTTCGGCCTGGGCATCTCCTGGGCACTGATCCTCGTGGTGCTGTGCGTCGTGGTCGAGTTGTTGTCCACGGCCCTTCGCCGAGCGCTGCTCGGCGACTCCGCCGAGTTCGACCGCCACAACCGGCACACGCTCGTGTCGGTGGTGCGTCGGCGGGTAGCACGTGCAGAACCCGACCGGCCGCGCGCGACAGCCGCGCGGGGGAGCGCGGCACCCGTGCGTGTCACCCCCGGGTGGACTGCGCGCCGGTTGTTGCGCACGGCCTACTGGGCGGTGTTCGCCGCTGGGCTGGTGTGGGCGGTGCAGGCCAGCGGGGTGCTCGCGAGCGGTCTGAGCGGGGGCGTCGGGGGAGCGGTTCGCACCGTCGGGTTGTTCTGGCCGCCCGGTGCCGCGGGTGTGCTGCCGCAGTTGGTGGAGGCCATGGTCGTGACCGTCCAGATCGCACTCGGGGCCACGCTCATCGGCGCCGTGCTCGCCCTGCCGGTCGGGTCGATGGCGGCGCGCAACGTCGCACCCAATCGGTGGGTCTACCTGATCTGCCGCGGCTTCGTGCTGGCTGTGCGCGGCTTGCCCGAGCTGGTCCTGGCCATCGTGCTGGTCGTCATCGTCGGTCTCGGGCCCGTGGCGGGAACGCTCGCCTTGGGCGTCGGCGCGATCGGCCTGCTGGGCAAGTTGGTCGCGGACTCCCTGGAGGAAGTCGACCCCGGACCACGGGACGCACTGCGCGCGTCCGGAGCTTCCCGTCTGCAGACCTACTTCACCGCCATCCTGCCGCTGAGCGCGCCGGCGATCGTCGGGCACGTCCTGTACCAGCTCGACGTCAACGTCCGTGCCGCCACGTTGCTGGGCATCGTGGGAGGCGGCGGGATCGGCTACATGCTGCTCCAAGCCACCCGAACGCGTGAGTACGAGGTCGTGACGCTGATCATGCTCATCACGTTCGGCGTCGTCCTGGTCGTGGAAGGCCTGGCGATGCTCCTGCGCAGACTGCTCCGCTGA
- the phnC gene encoding phosphonate ABC transporter ATP-binding protein: protein MTASPPPSESVIRFQQVTKRFDPDVTALDRISLEVAPGEVVVLLGLSGSGKSTLLRHVDGLHRPTSGAVTVLGTDVGRARPRELRLLRRRVGFIFQQFNLVGRLTVLENVCTGALGRLRGPRLGLRSYPRALRHEAIDHLDRVGLADQVFQRADTLSGGQQQRVAVARALMQRPEILLADEPVASLDPESARTVMQLIRDIAEEQRLTVMCSLHQVEMALSWADRIVGLRLGEVVMEASTGALDASSVMSVYEKVSAPMAPVTAGERL, encoded by the coding sequence ATGACAGCCTCTCCGCCGCCGTCGGAGTCCGTCATCCGGTTCCAGCAGGTCACCAAGCGCTTCGATCCCGACGTGACCGCGCTGGACCGCATCAGCCTGGAAGTCGCGCCGGGTGAGGTCGTGGTCCTGCTCGGCCTGTCGGGCTCGGGCAAGTCCACCTTGCTCCGGCACGTCGACGGCCTGCACCGGCCGACATCGGGCGCCGTCACCGTGCTGGGCACCGACGTCGGGCGGGCCAGACCCCGTGAGCTGCGGCTGCTGCGACGCCGGGTCGGCTTCATCTTCCAGCAGTTCAACCTCGTCGGCAGGCTCACCGTGCTGGAGAACGTCTGCACCGGCGCGTTGGGGCGCCTGCGCGGGCCCAGGCTGGGACTGCGCAGCTACCCCAGGGCACTGCGCCACGAAGCGATCGACCACCTGGATCGCGTGGGACTGGCCGACCAGGTGTTCCAGCGAGCCGACACGTTGTCCGGCGGGCAACAGCAGCGCGTCGCCGTCGCCAGGGCCCTGATGCAGCGCCCCGAGATCCTCCTCGCCGACGAACCGGTCGCATCGCTCGACCCCGAATCGGCCCGCACGGTGATGCAGTTGATCCGCGACATCGCCGAGGAACAGCGCCTGACCGTCATGTGCAGCCTGCACCAGGTCGAGATGGCGCTGTCCTGGGCCGACCGGATCGTCGGCCTTCGCCTGGGTGAGGTGGTCATGGAGGCGTCCACGGGGGCGTTGGACGCCTCGTCGGTGATGAGCGTCTACGAGAAGGTCAGCGCTCCGATGGCACCCGTGACCGCGGGCGAGCGCTTATGA
- a CDS encoding phosphate/phosphite/phosphonate ABC transporter substrate-binding protein, with amino-acid sequence MFSHTTLSRRIAAAAAAAVTALGLTACGESAANNNAATDPETIVFGVIPYENANSMAQLWQPVIDVLERETGKTIDFQVVTDYAALIEGQRAKTVHLAMYGPLSYVLAKDSGVGIVPVASEAYAQGEPSYKSYLVTKVGSGIERLEDLRGKQICFVDPNSTSGYLYPLGALAGKGLKEKVDYSHKYAGGHDASMLAVRDGDCDAGAVRDTLFDKVLPEQGEINPADYEKIWTSEPIVNSPMAMIDTLSPDLQEKIVDAITTEANATALGVDAVAGFWGFMPTTDEFYNPIREICRTTQAEICKTG; translated from the coding sequence ATGTTCAGCCACACCACGCTGTCGCGGCGCATCGCCGCGGCCGCGGCCGCCGCAGTGACTGCGCTGGGCCTGACCGCCTGCGGCGAGAGCGCCGCGAACAACAACGCCGCCACCGACCCCGAGACCATCGTGTTCGGCGTCATCCCGTACGAGAACGCCAACTCGATGGCGCAGCTGTGGCAGCCCGTCATCGACGTGCTCGAGCGGGAGACGGGCAAGACCATCGACTTCCAGGTGGTCACCGACTACGCGGCGCTCATCGAGGGCCAGCGGGCGAAGACCGTCCACCTGGCCATGTACGGCCCCCTGTCCTACGTCCTGGCCAAGGACTCCGGGGTCGGGATCGTGCCGGTCGCCTCCGAGGCCTATGCGCAGGGCGAACCGAGCTACAAGTCCTACCTGGTCACCAAGGTCGGCAGCGGCATCGAGCGGCTGGAGGACCTGCGGGGCAAGCAGATCTGCTTCGTCGACCCGAACTCGACCTCGGGCTACCTCTACCCCCTCGGCGCGCTGGCCGGGAAGGGGCTCAAGGAGAAGGTCGACTACAGCCACAAGTACGCGGGTGGGCACGACGCCTCGATGCTCGCGGTGCGCGACGGGGACTGCGACGCGGGCGCCGTCCGCGACACCCTGTTCGACAAGGTCCTGCCGGAGCAGGGCGAGATCAACCCCGCCGACTACGAGAAGATCTGGACGTCGGAGCCGATCGTGAACTCGCCGATGGCCATGATCGACACGCTCAGCCCGGACCTCCAGGAGAAGATCGTCGACGCCATCACGACCGAGGCGAACGCCACCGCCCTCGGTGTCGACGCAGTGGCGGGGTTCTGGGGTTTCATGCCGACCACGGACGAGTTCTACAACCCGATCCGGGAGATCTGCCGCACCACCCAGGCCGAGATCTGCAAGACCGGTTGA
- the aepY gene encoding phosphonopyruvate decarboxylase, producing MITAEKFCDALDARGFTAASGVPCSFFGGPIALLGQTPGRYVAAANEGAALATAAGVALAGGRAYVMIQNSGLGNLVNPLTSLVMVYRIPVLTFVSLRGFPDPDDDEPQHAIMGPATAPLLDALGAPHQTLHAGDGPAEFDRLLDHALASMNQGQSPFVLVEKGSVGKVTARTPVNPDRIDSADAIRAVVALAGDSPIVATTGYTGRELFGVDDRPANFYMQGSMGHASSIALGITTTDPDQEVIVLDGDGAALMHLGTLSVIGHRRPARLIHVVLDNGIHESTGGQPTTASTTELDGVALACGYTSASRCDGVQALEQRIAAARQTPGPHLLVVPTRPRTGPMAPRATSAHTSTGIRDRFSAALAAHRTAQV from the coding sequence GTGATCACCGCGGAGAAGTTCTGCGACGCTCTCGACGCCCGGGGGTTCACCGCCGCGAGCGGCGTGCCGTGCTCGTTCTTCGGCGGACCGATCGCCCTGCTCGGCCAGACCCCTGGGCGTTACGTCGCGGCCGCGAACGAGGGAGCCGCGCTGGCCACCGCGGCAGGTGTCGCGCTCGCCGGTGGCCGCGCGTACGTGATGATCCAGAACTCGGGGCTGGGCAACCTGGTCAACCCCCTGACCTCCCTGGTCATGGTGTACCGGATCCCGGTGTTGACGTTCGTGAGCTTGCGCGGCTTCCCCGACCCGGACGATGACGAGCCGCAACACGCCATCATGGGACCGGCCACCGCGCCGCTGCTGGACGCGCTGGGGGCACCGCACCAGACGTTGCACGCGGGCGACGGACCAGCCGAGTTCGACCGGCTGCTCGACCACGCCCTGGCCTCGATGAACCAGGGGCAGTCGCCCTTCGTGCTGGTGGAGAAGGGCTCCGTCGGCAAGGTGACCGCACGCACCCCCGTCAACCCGGACCGCATCGACAGCGCGGACGCCATCAGGGCGGTGGTCGCGCTCGCGGGCGACAGCCCGATCGTGGCGACCACCGGTTACACCGGCCGTGAGCTGTTCGGCGTCGACGACCGGCCGGCCAACTTCTACATGCAAGGTTCCATGGGGCACGCGTCCTCGATCGCGTTGGGCATCACGACGACCGATCCGGACCAGGAGGTGATCGTCCTGGACGGTGACGGGGCGGCTCTGATGCACCTCGGGACCCTCTCCGTCATCGGGCACCGGCGTCCGGCGAGGCTGATCCACGTCGTATTGGACAACGGCATCCACGAGTCGACCGGTGGACAACCCACGACCGCGTCCACCACCGAGCTGGACGGGGTGGCGCTGGCGTGCGGGTACACCTCGGCGTCGCGCTGCGATGGCGTCCAGGCGCTTGAGCAGCGCATCGCCGCCGCCCGTCAGACCCCTGGACCGCACCTCCTGGTCGTCCCCACGCGGCCGCGCACGGGTCCCATGGCCCCGCGCGCCACCTCGGCCCACACGTCGACCGGCATCCGTGACCGCTTCAGCGCAGCCCTCGCCGCACACCGGACCGCCCAGGTCTGA
- a CDS encoding ketoacyl-ACP synthase III family protein has translation MKTPGIYVSGLGAVIPGIMDARDAVELGLYDPEDYEWFGWTGAAVAGDTPAPDLAVRAARQAVQRSGHSGADIDVHLHAYSWAQGPIGWSPHHYILRHITDRDVPSLLFWQACSGVVGSLEVAASYLMAVQERRVAVVTGADNVGVPNFNRWAFGLQNGVIGDGASAVVLSKNGGFARLLSIRSGSTSDLEHLYRGNEPVFPPSHDNSRQVDFRERMASFGDDTDTSVEKVISRQGELRAELALSALAEAGLGPGDVSRVTHVFTGQESYLKVILDPMGLRPEQGLLEFGRQFGHMTVNDQIVGLEHLVVTRQVGPGDNVLMVAHGGGTSITCAVVRILHQPDWADGRATTPPPVAPSTPAPHVNRVRLTPPHSRGGAR, from the coding sequence GTGAAAACACCCGGCATCTACGTCTCCGGCCTCGGCGCGGTCATACCGGGGATCATGGACGCCCGTGACGCCGTCGAGCTCGGGCTCTACGACCCCGAGGACTACGAGTGGTTCGGGTGGACCGGTGCGGCGGTCGCGGGGGACACCCCCGCACCGGACCTGGCGGTGCGGGCGGCGCGACAGGCCGTGCAGCGCTCCGGACACAGCGGCGCGGACATCGACGTGCACCTGCACGCCTACAGCTGGGCCCAGGGCCCCATCGGGTGGTCACCACACCACTACATCCTGCGCCACATCACCGACCGGGACGTGCCGTCACTGCTGTTCTGGCAGGCGTGCAGCGGTGTGGTCGGGTCGTTGGAGGTCGCCGCCTCGTACCTCATGGCGGTTCAGGAGCGCAGGGTCGCCGTGGTCACCGGGGCCGACAACGTCGGCGTGCCGAACTTCAACCGGTGGGCGTTCGGCCTGCAGAACGGCGTGATCGGTGACGGCGCGAGTGCGGTCGTGCTGTCGAAGAACGGCGGCTTCGCCAGACTGCTCTCGATCAGGTCCGGGTCCACCTCCGACCTGGAACACCTGTACCGCGGCAACGAGCCGGTCTTCCCGCCTTCGCACGACAACAGCCGGCAGGTCGACTTCCGCGAGCGCATGGCGTCCTTCGGCGACGACACGGACACCAGCGTCGAGAAGGTGATCAGTCGCCAGGGTGAGCTCCGTGCCGAACTGGCGCTGTCCGCTCTCGCGGAAGCCGGCCTCGGTCCGGGTGACGTGAGCCGGGTGACCCACGTGTTCACCGGCCAGGAGAGCTATCTCAAGGTCATCCTCGACCCCATGGGGTTGCGCCCGGAGCAAGGACTGCTGGAGTTCGGCCGCCAGTTCGGGCACATGACCGTCAACGACCAGATCGTCGGCTTGGAGCACCTCGTCGTGACCCGGCAGGTGGGACCGGGGGACAACGTGCTGATGGTCGCCCACGGGGGAGGCACGTCGATCACCTGCGCGGTGGTCCGCATCCTGCACCAGCCCGACTGGGCTGACGGCAGGGCCACGACACCACCACCGGTGGCACCGAGCACCCCGGCGCCGCACGTCAACCGCGTGCGCCTGACACCGCCGCACAGCCGAGGAGGAGCGCGGTGA